In Paroedura picta isolate Pp20150507F chromosome 6, Ppicta_v3.0, whole genome shotgun sequence, one genomic interval encodes:
- the PRRG1 gene encoding transmembrane gamma-carboxyglutamic acid protein 1 isoform X2, producing MDRVFLTDTKANSVLKRYPRANVFLEELKQGNIERECIEERCDYEEAREAFENDEKTREFWKSYTRGIHGEMNSGHNWYPFYLVFPLIIGLLIILIIIFVTWRCLLKKKMRRRSMYAHGSTREATGDRTVTDGRSPLPLPLSILHSPQEDMFEGNGHSPGYLSYTDGRSDSVSTRLSNCDPPPSYEEVAGENGMRRNETANQMDPPPQYEDIVNASLVNGTSVLSVPTGIK from the exons ATGGATAGAG TTTTCCTCACAGATACTAAAGCAAACTCTGTATTAAAAAGATATCCACGGGCAAATGTATTTTTGGAAGAACTTAAGCAAGGAAATATTGAACGTGAATGTATAGAAGAACGCTGTGACTATGAAGAAGCAAGAGAAGCTTTTGAAAACGATGAGAAAACT AGGGAATTCTGGAAAAGTTATACAAGAGGAATCCATGGAGAAATGAACAGTGGGCATAACTGGTATCCATTTTATCTTGTTTTTCCATTAATCATTGGCCTTCTCATTATTCTCATCATCATCTTTGTCACATGGAGATGCCTCCTCAAAAAGAAAATGCGTAGACGATCAATGTATGCACATGGCAGTACCAGGGAGGCCACAGGTGACAGAACTGTTACTGATGGAAGAAGTCCTCTTCCTCTGCCACTCAGCATTCTTCATTCCCCTCAGGAAGACATGTTTGAAGGCAATGGGCATTCTCCAGGATATCTGAGCTACACAGATGGACGTTCAGATTCTGTGTCAACGAGGCTATCCAATTGTGACCCACCTCCATCATATGAAGAAGTTGCTGGTGAAAATGGAATGAGAAGAAATGAAACTGCAAATCAAATGGATCCACCTCCCCAATATGAGGACATAGTGAATGCTAGTTTGGTTAATGGAACTTCAGTACTTTCTGTTCCCACTGGTATCAAGTGA
- the PRRG1 gene encoding transmembrane gamma-carboxyglutamic acid protein 1 isoform X1: MILFSRFRPGPLRTLKPKQRLSRQREERSTRGKRHSRQEGGAERAAFPLPSIPAAQAPVSFIPQVGEGVAAAQKQARSLGVGALGARRDRVAGCAPWVSPVFPAAGAARRGTAERGGRGRRGAKWAPCRTSGPSSSGNLQWLNMDRVFLTDTKANSVLKRYPRANVFLEELKQGNIERECIEERCDYEEAREAFENDEKTREFWKSYTRGIHGEMNSGHNWYPFYLVFPLIIGLLIILIIIFVTWRCLLKKKMRRRSMYAHGSTREATGDRTVTDGRSPLPLPLSILHSPQEDMFEGNGHSPGYLSYTDGRSDSVSTRLSNCDPPPSYEEVAGENGMRRNETANQMDPPPQYEDIVNASLVNGTSVLSVPTGIK, encoded by the exons ATGATTCTCTTCAGTCGGTTTCGTCCCGGTCCCCTCAGGACTCTGAAGCCAAAACAAAGACTTTCCAGGCAGCGGGAGGAACGCAGCACTCGAGGGAAGCGACACTCGCGGCAGGAAGGCGGGGCTGAGCGCGCGGCATTCCCCCTCCCTTCGATCCCCGCCGCCCAGGCTCCCGTTTCCTTCATTCCGCAAGTGGGGGAGGGAGTGGCGGCTGCGCAGAAGCAGGCCCGATCCCTAGGCGTTGGGGCTTTGGGAGCGCGGAGGGACCGTGTCGCGGGCTGCGCGCCTTGGGTGAGTCCCGTGTTCCCTGCGGCTGGCGCGGCACGGCGCGGCACGGCAGAGCGGGGTGGAAGAGGGCGGAGGGGGGCAAAGTGGGCGCCTTGCCGAACAAGTGGCCCGTCTTCCTCGGG GAACTTACAGTGGCTAAACATGGATAGAG TTTTCCTCACAGATACTAAAGCAAACTCTGTATTAAAAAGATATCCACGGGCAAATGTATTTTTGGAAGAACTTAAGCAAGGAAATATTGAACGTGAATGTATAGAAGAACGCTGTGACTATGAAGAAGCAAGAGAAGCTTTTGAAAACGATGAGAAAACT AGGGAATTCTGGAAAAGTTATACAAGAGGAATCCATGGAGAAATGAACAGTGGGCATAACTGGTATCCATTTTATCTTGTTTTTCCATTAATCATTGGCCTTCTCATTATTCTCATCATCATCTTTGTCACATGGAGATGCCTCCTCAAAAAGAAAATGCGTAGACGATCAATGTATGCACATGGCAGTACCAGGGAGGCCACAGGTGACAGAACTGTTACTGATGGAAGAAGTCCTCTTCCTCTGCCACTCAGCATTCTTCATTCCCCTCAGGAAGACATGTTTGAAGGCAATGGGCATTCTCCAGGATATCTGAGCTACACAGATGGACGTTCAGATTCTGTGTCAACGAGGCTATCCAATTGTGACCCACCTCCATCATATGAAGAAGTTGCTGGTGAAAATGGAATGAGAAGAAATGAAACTGCAAATCAAATGGATCCACCTCCCCAATATGAGGACATAGTGAATGCTAGTTTGGTTAATGGAACTTCAGTACTTTCTGTTCCCACTGGTATCAAGTGA